In the Oncorhynchus gorbuscha isolate QuinsamMale2020 ecotype Even-year unplaced genomic scaffold, OgorEven_v1.0 Un_scaffold_3080, whole genome shotgun sequence genome, ctagaagaggtaggagaacactagaagagttaggagaacactagaagagttaggagaacactagaagaggtaggagaacactagaagagttaggagaacactagaagagttaggagaacactagaagagttaggagaacactagaagagttaggagaacactagaagagttaggagaacactagaagagtaggagaacactagaagagttaggagaacactagaagagttaggagaacactagaagagttaggagaacactagaagagttaggagaacactagaagagttaggagaacactagaagagttaggagaacactagaagagttaggagaacactagaagagttaggagaacactagaagagttaggagaacactagaagagttaggagaacactagaagagttaggagaacactagaagagttaggagaacactagaagagttaggagaacactagaagagttaggagaacactagaagagttaggagaacactagaagagttaggagaacactagaagagttaggagaacactagaagaggtaggagaacactagaagagttaggagaacactagaagagttaggagaacactagaagagttaggagaacactagaagagttaggagaacactagaagagttaggagaacactagaagagttaggagaacactagaagagttaggagaacactagaagagttaggagaacactagaagagttaggagaacactagacgTAAATGAGTCTCATGGATTGTTTCATGTTTGACACTATGGAATAATGTCTCAGATAAAAGCATGCAACTTTTCACCAGATAAGCACAGAACATAGATTAACAAAAAATATCGTTTTTATTTCGCAACCTTGGAATTGCCTTGGAAAAGTGCCAGTTTACTGGTACTCTGCAACTGTGGAACTTTCTGACATTGAAGAACATTGTACCATAGCAGAGCTATAAGACTGGACCCCTCTATCCCAGCACCAGTGttccatacacacagacacatcaatgacacatagacatacagtagatagatgCTGTAGGTATAGTgctacatataaatatataagaTAGATATAGTGATACATATCTTAGATTCTATAGCTATAGATAGACCCACAGTAGATAGATATACTGGTGCATAGATATAGTGAGACCTAGACACTGAAGCCATGTTCGCTCTATGTGCCACGACTCTCCTGTACTTCCTGCCTTTTAGCCAATCAGCTCCTGCTGCAGCTCTAGCCTGTGAGGACCTCCTTAAGCCCATGGATCCACCACGACTAGACCAGCAGCTCTTGAGGAAATGGGCCCTCGTCGCAGGCAGCCTGAGCCACCCTGCATCCCTGGAGAGTCTCAAGGTAGCACCCTATCCACtatgtggcaccctattccctagaacCCTTTGCAGATCCTGGTCCAAAGTTAAAACAAGGAATAGGCCTGgaaaaatgtaaccactctcaaattcatagacagagctatggaagcaaggactgaccatccaaggTATCACAATTATAGTTTTAAGCATATTTTGAggcatttacaatgtttacaaaacATTGgattaaaacaagcttatatttggggttctgtATGGGGTAtggcagttgaactaagctcatgaggcatttataagttctattcttcaagaatcaatgggtacatatcataaATATCATAAATCATAATAATATCATAAATgtttaagtccaaaaatggatgtaacaTCTGCAGATTGCCCCCTTTAAATAGATTTTTAGCACACTTGTCAACTAGGCTACATTTAACCTGCCTTTCCACGTTCATTGTACCGGTAATTGTTCTGTTACAATTTTGTATGTTGTATGGATTGTTTCTATAGTGGTTTCTGTATGAAAACGAATAATAATcacatctcatctctctcacagACCAGAGACGGCATCACCATGGAGTTTTCACCCTCCACCCCCAACACCACCCAGAACTCCAACACCACCACAACCGTCCACTACACCCAGACTAACCGTTTCGGCAGCCGATGCGAGTCTCTAACCTACAATATCTCACTCATCAACGACAACAGCACCTTCCAGTTCGACGTGGGGGGCCGATTCAACCTCACTGGGGTCTTCCTGGAGACCTCCTGCCCAGACTGTCTGGTGATGAAGTGGGTCATTTATAGAATTGTACATTTGAgccattttagcagacactcttatccagaacaacTTACTGTTAGGGGGTATTCCAGTGTTTTTCAACTCTGGTCCAGGTGTACCCACATTTCTGTTGTAgatccacacaaacacacctgattctactagtCAACCAATCACCAAGgccttgacaagttgaatcaggtgtggttGCCCAGGGCTACAGCAAGAATGTGTACCGTTGGGGGGTAGATCAGGACTGGAGTTGAGAAACACTGGTGTAGGCTATTCAACTCAGGTCAGGTAGGTAGAAACAACCACATTCTGCATTACAATCACTCCAAGTGAACCGTTCTTCAAaacacccactgggcacagaagtCATTTCactgaaatgacgtggaaacaacattgattcaaccagtgtgtgtccagtggatAGCCTCTAtcaccctcaaactcaactctggacctctaatcagggactgatttagacttgGGTGGGTGAAatgaattatcaggtagaacaggaGAACCAGCAAGCTCTGGatctcgtagggtaagagttgaatccGCTCTATCAGCTAAACCAGTGACGGGAGAAAAACAAGTGCCGGTGTGACTACAAGAAAGAAAAGCACAACAGTAAAGTATCATTATTTTTTTAGGTGGGAGGTGAGCTCCAGGAGGAGGGAGTCCACGGACCTGTACCTGCTGAGGAAgacggagggtgggagagaggtggaggaagaggagatggaaGAGTTCAGGAAACAGGTGGAGTGTATGGGGCTGCCGCCGCCAGTGGTGATGGAGCCGGGGGATGCCCTCTGTGGTTCCTATCAGCTCCCCTGGAAACACTGAGGACGAGGAGGAGACGACGAAGCTCGATCAGAGAGTGGGGGCCGtgagaccgatgtagagacacaCGTTTTCTGTCATCTGTTTTGTAATCCAATATTTCTGTGTTTACTGTTTGTCGATGACCTGTAGAATTTTGAGGGGAAAAAGATGCACGATTTGTCATATTATTCTGTCTTCTTTGCTTCTTTAACAGATGTAATTACGTTCACAGACTGATTTAATGTCCCAGAGTTGAAGCTAATTCACAGAGACAGTGGGATCCAGCGGGAATGTCGGGACGTCATTAGGACTCTATGCACAATGGGAAAGAAAAGTCTTTTATAATTGGATTACTTTTGTATAATTTGGCATAACCTCATTTGTCCATGCATTAAAGTTCTCATACTGTTAATTCTCAGATTAAACTGGATGGAACAGTGAACAATTTGTcatttgtgagagagagagagtgtttctgCAGATGTGGGCGTGCACAAGCAAGGGGGGAAATGTGGGTGTGAGTACGGACATGGACAGGGCCAGGGAGAGAGTAACCTACTTTCAGAACTATTGGGTACATGGTCCTACTTGGGTACTTGGTTCTGATTAGACATGACGTACCTGTAGGATCGACGTCCCAAATTCCACAACAAGAATAAGAAGGTCCCCTGTGTATCAGGACCGTTCCAGCCCAGTGGCGTCGTCACCAGCACAGACGATACCATATCAACAGGTAGGTGCCATAAACTTACTAGGTATTGAGGGGCTCCTTTTAAAGTGATGTCACAGTGTGTGCCATGCACCGTATGTAACCATGCTACTGGTACAGTGTAGTCCTTCTTGTGTGGAAAAGGTTAGCTTTATCAGATTACAAATTCCTGTTACAGATCTCATTTGTAATATGCTGTTGGTTTGATGTTTTCAATACAATGTTTATTACATGGAAAACATACTTTACATACCACTAGTTGCCAGATAATTGCCAGCCATAAAAGAAAATATGAAGTTTATATGCAATACCCCCTGTGGGAAATGTATATTTAATGATGATCACATTTCCTGAAGCTCCTTTGATCAAGTTTAGCCCCGTTGCTAATGAGGAGAGATATTAGCCTATTATATTATATCCCACTGATCTGCATCTTCCCAACTCCCTGTTACCTCACGGCACATGGGAATATCCTGGGACAGTCCCATTGGAGGTCAGCTTTGTGCTCCCTGtaaaatacactatatatgcaaaagtatgtggacacccctttgaATTAGTGAATTCGGCTAGttcagtcacacccgttgctgacagttgtgtaaaatcgagcacaccgccatgcaatctccatagacaaacattgggagtagaatggccttactgaagagctcagtgacgttaaagatggcaccgtcataggattccacctttccaacaacaGCTCCCTCACACGATGAGTAAACAAAAAAACATCTGACCAACTGGGAACATTTTGTCAGTCCCCACAAGAAAAAAAAGGCTAATTCTAGCCGTTTAGGGTTAAGGCAAGAATTAGTGTTCAGGTTAAGTTTTGGGGATAAAGTTTGAATCAGGGTTTAGGGataataggattttgaatgggaatcaattgtgtgtccccacaaggttagttaaacaagactgtctgtgtgtgtgtgtgtgttcctaaatAGGGATTTAAGGAGCTTTCTTTCTCACAATAGTTAAATGTTTACTCCTCCCTACTGTGGCGAAACATcattttcatgtgtgtgtgtgtccctcctcTTTCATAGCCCAAGGACCTGTTATTTTCTCAAGTGGAGGAACACTCATTTACATATCCATTTGAAATGTATTCACTGTTGGAATCCAAGTCAGGCTGCGTCCCAATGTACACTACCTTTGTGGTTGACTTGCACGTTTCCAATATTCTTATGTTGTAAAAAGTATGATCTACTTTGATGATAGAAATGTAA is a window encoding:
- the LOC124027301 gene encoding uncharacterized protein LOC124027301 isoform X1, with amino-acid sequence MKTNNNHISSLTERRQSPWSLHLLPTPEPEPAWRLVQVVYIPDSIPIVNGNSTFQLDMRGFWNITGVSLETSCPDFLVMSQSAPAAALACEDLLKPMDPPRLDQQLLRKWALVAGSLSHPASLESLKTRDGITMEFSPSTPNTTQNSNTTTTVHYTQTNRFGSRCESLTYNISLINDNSTFQFDVGGRFNLTGVFLETSCPDCLVMKWEVSSRRRESTDLYLLRKTEGGREVEEEEMEEFRKQVECMGLPPPVVMEPGDALCGSYQLPWKH
- the LOC124027301 gene encoding uncharacterized protein LOC124027301 isoform X2, which codes for MRGFWNITGVSLETSCPDFLVMSQSAPAAALACEDLLKPMDPPRLDQQLLRKWALVAGSLSHPASLESLKTRDGITMEFSPSTPNTTQNSNTTTTVHYTQTNRFGSRCESLTYNISLINDNSTFQFDVGGRFNLTGVFLETSCPDCLVMKWEVSSRRRESTDLYLLRKTEGGREVEEEEMEEFRKQVECMGLPPPVVMEPGDALCGSYQLPWKH